A window of Aquipuribacter sp. SD81 genomic DNA:
CGGCCCAGAACACGCTCACCTGGCCCTCGAAGCGGTAGATCGAGCCCCACACGTACGGCATCCCGAGCAGCACGCACGCGTCGTTCACGAGGTAGCGGGTGGCGAAGTTGTCCGTGCCGTCGACGACGAGGTCGTAGTCGCGGAACACGTCGAGGACGTTGGAGGAGTCCAGCCGCGTCTCGTGCAGGCGCACGTCGACGTAGGGGTTGACCTCGAGGACCGAGTCGCGCGCGGACTGCGCCTTCGGCCGGCCGACGTCGGAGGTCCCGTGGATGACCTGCCGCTGCAGGTTGGACTCGTCGACGACGTCGAACTCGACGATCCCGAGCGTGCCGACGCCCGCGGCCGCGAGGTACAGCAGAGCGGGGCTGCCGAGGCCGCCGGCGCCGACGACGAGGACGCGGGCGTTCTTCAGCCGCTTCTGCCCCACCATGCCGACGTCGGGGATGATGATGTGCCGGCTGAAGCGGCGCACCTCCTCCACCGACAGCTCGGCGGCGGGCTCGACCAGCGGGGGCAGGCTCACGGGTCTCTCCTCGGGGAGGGGCAGCGGGGTCGTGCCCGTCAACCGGCCGGACGGGCCGGCTGTTCCCGGTGCACGTCCGCCGTCGGAGGCGGTGCGCGCCGGTAGCCTCCCCGCCATGACGAGCGCAGCCGCCGCCGAGCCGCCGGTCACCGGCGACGCCGCCCGCGGCACGCGCCTGTCGCGCCCCGCCCGCCGTCGCCAGCTCCTCGGCGCGGCGCAGGAGGTCTTCGTGGCCAACGGCTACCACTCGACCGCCATGGACGAGATCGCCGAGCGCGCCGGGGTGTCCAAGCCCGTCCTGTACCAGCACTTCCCCGGCAAGCTCGAGCTCTACCTCGCCGTCCTCGACGGGCTGGTCGACTCCCTCGTCGCGGCCGTGCGGGACGCCCTCGAGGCCACGCACGACAACAAGCAGCGGGTCGCGGGCGTGACGGCGGCGTTCTTCGAGTTCGTCGACCGCGACGGCGAGGCGTTCCGGCTCGTCTTCGAGTCCGACCTCACGAGCGAGCCGCTCGTGCAGGAGCGGGTCGCGCGCATGACCGCGGCGTGCGCGGCGCCGATCAGCGCCGTCATCGCCGAGGACACCGGGCTGCCGGCGGGCGAGGCGCGGATGCTCGGCATCGCGCTCGTCGGGCAGGCGCAGGTGACGGCCCGCTGGTGGCTGAGCAAGGGCCGCCCGATCCCGCGCGAGGACGCCGCCCGCCTCGTCTCGTCGCTGTCGTGGCGCGGCGTGCGCGGCTTCCCGAAGTCCGGCGGCTGACCGCCGCCGGCACCGCCCGGCGCCCGGTCTACGCTGGCCCGGCGGGCGAGCGTCCGCACCCCCACGCTCAGGAGGTCCTGGTGCAGGTCAAGATCGGCGTGCAGAACGCGCCCCGCGAGATCGTCCTGGAGACGGAGCAGTCCCCGGAGGACATCGCGAAGAAGGTCGGCGCCGCGATCGAGGCCGGCGGCGTCCTCGAGCTCGTCGACGACCGCGGCCGGCGGGTCATCGTCGCCACCAGCGCGCTCGCCTACGTCGAGACCGGGCCCACCGAGGTCCGCAGCGTCGGGTTCGGCACCGTCGGGGGCTGAGCCCCGGCGGCGCCCCGCCGCACGGACGTCAGGGCGCGAGGCCGAGGACCTT
This region includes:
- a CDS encoding TetR/AcrR family transcriptional regulator; translation: MTSAAAAEPPVTGDAARGTRLSRPARRRQLLGAAQEVFVANGYHSTAMDEIAERAGVSKPVLYQHFPGKLELYLAVLDGLVDSLVAAVRDALEATHDNKQRVAGVTAAFFEFVDRDGEAFRLVFESDLTSEPLVQERVARMTAACAAPISAVIAEDTGLPAGEARMLGIALVGQAQVTARWWLSKGRPIPREDAARLVSSLSWRGVRGFPKSGG
- a CDS encoding DUF3107 domain-containing protein produces the protein MQVKIGVQNAPREIVLETEQSPEDIAKKVGAAIEAGGVLELVDDRGRRVIVATSALAYVETGPTEVRSVGFGTVGG